The DNA segment GATCTCATGCATGCCTATTTTCAACTGGTCCAACTTGAAGCGACGATAACGGGATAAGCAGCGATGGCGACATGAGCTGTGAAGGAAGATGGGAACTGTGAAGGGGTAGGCGGCGATGGGCTCAGCAATGACGATGACGGGAGCTATGAGGTTTTTTGTGAAGAAGCCGAGAAGAAAAAGACTCTGGGCGAAGATGACTGGGTTTCTCTTGCATGGCTATAGAGTATGTACTGAAACTGTGAATCACTAAATCTATGATGTGAGGTAAATTCTAATTCctaaaaagtgtttatatgtatatatccgGGGCAGGTACACCCTAAACACGACCATGTTCTATCCTGAGCAAAATCTGTCCCGACTCGAGTCAAGTTATTACCCTCTCCAATCGGGCATGGATGGGTCAAGTACCTGCGTATTCGAGTGCTTCTGTCAAGTCTAACCACGTATTGATATTCCATTTATTAAGGGTTTACCGTTAGCCAATGGATTGCTACACACACAAAGTGAGATTTTAACTCCTAATAATttttaagcggacgagtgagatGATCAGTCAACAAACACAAATTAATTaagacaaatactaattatttttaatattaaaaattccgagtgtttgattttaattataacttcataaaatatttataataataattactatatataatttatttaattttttaataaattttttcatataattttatgtattatcctGCACAGAGTACGGAAACATACACTAGTATAGTTAAAAATGATGAGTTTAAATATGAGGTACTGATATGAGAAAGTGGCTATTTTGAGTTCTAGAAGAGGGTTGGCTATTTTGAAGAGAGACGTACAAGGAGGCGTATATGGACAGAATGCAGATCTGTCAAGACGGTTCTTTAGTGTCCTGTTAAATCTGTAGTTGTAAAAACCATCCGATTTGACcgaaaaatcaataaattggTAGTTTTACTGGTTCGGTTGGAAGTATGGACCGAATGCACAAATAATTTCTTAGTGTCTTGTTAAATCCGTAGTTGTAAGAACCAATCGATTCGACggaaaaattattaaactaataattttatCAGTTCGATTAGAAATATAGACCGAAAATACAAATAAACTACCAAAAACCGGACAATTCGTCACAAATTGGCCAAAACTAACCGGTTCGATACAAATCCGAGAACCGGTTTGAACTCATATACTCTAGCTGCCTTCCAACATACCATGCCATACTACTCGACTATTTGTTCCTTTATTATANNNNNNNNNNNNNNNNNNNNNNNNNNNNNNNNNNNNNNNNNNNNNNNNNNNNNNNNNNNNNNNNNNNNNNNNNNNNNNNNNNNNNNNNNNNNNNNNNNNNNNNNNNNNNNNNNNNNNNNNNNNNNNNNNNNNNNNNNNNNNNNNNNNNNNNNNNNNNNNNNNNNNNNNNNNNNNNNNNNNNNNNNNNNNNNNNNNNNNNNNNNNNNNNNNNNNNNNNNNNNNNNNNNNNNNNNNNNNNNNNNNNNNNNNNNNNNNNNNNNNNNNNNNNNNNNNNNNNNNNNNNNNNNNNNNNNNNNNNNNNNNNNNNNNNNNNNNNNNNNNNNNNNNNNNNNNNNNNNNNNNNNNNNNNNNNNNNNNNNNNNNNNNNNNNNNNNNNNNNNNNNNNNNNNNNNNNNNNNNNNNNNNNNNNNNNNNNNNNNNNNNNNNNNNNNNNNNNNNNNNNNNNNNNNNNNNNNNNNNNNNNNNNNNNAACATTTAcatatacatattaaaatattagtaaaaatatttattttaaattttttagagtaAAGTGACAATTAGATTTTCAAGAAATTCGATTTAGGACTAATTAGTCCTAGAAAAGAAAGTATTAATTCGATCCTCCACGATAATAAACAGTGGACATGTATATCCTTTCATTAATGAATAATGCAAATTgcgaaacaaaataaaattatccatGTATTTTGTTATCTACAATAATGCATGTCTTGTTACTGTCACATAAGTATGAAAATGATGTAGTTTTGGATAATGAAgcattcattattttttgagttttcatataatatttattaattgctctttatttattataaattctattaaaacaggtaaaattttgctacaaaaattaaaagatacgTCACAGTAGTTAACACTACATATAAACATTACCGTTTGTTATTGTGGAAGATTAAATtagtactttattttttttaaagaataattaatttgaaaccaaaaattttaatttatttaattttttattattttatattttttatttaggcaAGATTGATTCTACTTATTTAACCAATAATTTATCAGTTGaatcaataaatcaataaactaCTAATTTAATCGATTCAAATATTCAATCAACACTTTAATTTTAACAACTATAATTAAAATGTTAAATCCCGTTTTCTTccattttaaagaaaaacacacccttataaaataaaaaagaaaaaatatatggaaCAAACTAATAATCAGTCAAAAATGgaacaacataattaattataattagttttattaatttatactttaatttatttgttaaagagTAAAACTAGGGAACCAAAAGCATATCAGCCAAAACCCAGCCAAATACctttggatgaattcaaaatttttacgagttaatatatatggatgtttcttctactaagtattaaaatgtttctttttcatattaaatggatgctcttttatatatttttcgaatttgtgattgttagaAGTGGATAGATTAACgtaagaaaaaagaggaaggtttttataggttttaattaggtttacttaatcaatttaaaattttttaaattttgaatttaaaaaatttaaaattaattaattattgatataaattaatatagttttgtttagtttttggctGATAAGCTTTTGGTTCCTTATACTTTTCCtttgttaaattattgttgaccacGTTCAAAACATGAGGGAAGATACACTAGTATTAAGAGATAATCACAGCACAGATGTTTGATCATTCATTAGTTGATTCCATATTATTAATGGTAACACATGAAACATAGAAATCATATTCAaaaccatccaatttacaagaaaaagaaacactGGTTTACCAGTTGGCTGATTCTTGGCTTATATAGAGTTGGTTCCCTAACAttgttgaataaaaaaaatcctaattgaGTAAGAGTGAAAATTCACGTAAAGTCGATTTGTTGATATCTGAaaattattagatgaaaatttagtcaaattagttaaatcatctaacaactctcaaatatcaaatatcaattttaaGTAAAATCGACGGATTGAATTTTCAACTTGAGTAAgaccttaaatttttttttttgggcaaGTTGAAAAAGAGCAGGAAATGGAGGAAGAAGGTGAATTGAATTAGCATCTACATCGCCGTCTTCTTGGGCAGCGTTTTACTCACAAAAACTgcaaattcatttttcttcttctttcttccaacATTCAAAACAGAATCTCCAACACACTTAACTAAGCTCCCTCCATAAATGACAAACACAGAACCACACCCTCTCACTGACAATGCCgaacaagaacatgaagaagACGACGAACCAGAAGatgaaaaagaacaagaagaaaacgaagaagaagaagaagaagacgtaTTGCCAAATCTTCGAACCCCTCAGTCCGCAGCCTCGAAGCTCCGTGAGCAGCGTTTCAAGGTCGAAACGCTGGCGCGGAGACTCTCGTCGGAGATGGTCCCAATCAGAGTCCACGATGTTCTTGTAAAAGGCAACACGAAGACCAAGGATTGGGTCATCGAAGCGGAGCTCAAGGGAATCGAGACTGCCACCACCATGCAGGACCTCATGCGTGCTTGCGAAGCCGCCATTGCCAGGCTCCAGGCTCTTGAAATCTTCGATTCTTGCAAGGTCAGGCTCGAGCCTGGTCCCAAAGAGCTTCCCAATACTGCAAACGTTGTCGTTGATGTAGTTGAGTCCAACAACACCGTTTCCGGCGAATGCGGCGTTTATACCAAACCCTCGGTATCTACCTGTTCTCATTTCTTGTTTTGGATTCAAGTTTCTAGGGTTATTTTACTTGCCCGTGGATTTTTGGATGTTAGTGCCGTGTTTGCATTTGAGAAAATTGATGGCAtgaattttggattttagagaATTTACTGCAGAGATGATCATATATGTAGGATTGGTCATATTGGTTGATGTTTAAAGCTTATTAATGTCAACTTTTGACATATTTGTTCTCATACTTTTTTGGTAGTGTCTAGAAAAGTAAGCAGTAGAAATTTGTAAAACATTTATAAATACTTGAAAATGGTGTAAAGAAAAGGGTAGCCTGGTGCAAAGCATCCTAGTGCCACTCCCAATAGATGTAATGTAGGCAGCCTAATTTGATGCATTAGTGGCCAATTCCATGACTTGAATCCGTAGCCTTAAGATCTCACCGGGACTGTTCAACTGTTGCTCTAAGACTCCCCTTGACTTGAAATATAGGTCATTTCGAAAATTTGGCATGCCTTTGTGTGCTGTTGAATAACCATGaagatttgattttcaaaatcacaaaattctatGATTACTATGTTTAGAACATTTTGTTAGAAGTTGTTTTGAAGTCATTTAAACACTCATTAGACTGACTTGAATTGTAATTTAGTGAACAAAATGATATACATAATGTATTGTTGGATATGCTAATTCTAATAAGGAAAAGATTCTAATGCatcattcttttctttctcttgtgGGAATCGTGCAATGATTTTTGTAGACTAGTTCTTGGACTCTTGAGTGTGCTCTGAAGTACAAGAACTTGTTGGGTTATGGTGATATATGGGATACTTCTTTGGCATACGGTGGCAGCCAAGCAACAGAGTTGAGCTTAGGGGTCTATGCGCCTCGAATTAAAAAACTGTTGAGCCCTATTGTGGCACGGATATCGTTGATTTCCCAAGATTGGCAGGAGTTTTCTTCGTATAAAGAACAGTTACTGGGTGCTTCTCTTGGATTGATCTCCACAAAGCACCATGACGTGGTTTACACTCTTGGGTGGCGCACATTGACAGATCCATCACAAACATCATCCAGGTCTATAAGGAGGCAGCTTGGGCACGGTTTACTTTCATCTTTGAAGTATACCTTTAAAATGGACAGGAGAAATTCACCTATTAGGCCTACAAGAGGCTATGCTTTTCTCTCTACCACCCATCTTGGTGGTCTTGCACCAGATAACCGGAGTTTGCGGTTTCTCCGTCAGGTTTGATTAAATCCTTTTATTGTCTGTTGACTTATATGCTGCACTGCAAAAGTTTTAATTTGTCTGTTATTAATTACACATGATAATCTTTCTATTGAGTGATAGTGATAGAAGAACTAGAAATTATTGGAATAATCTTGGTAATATTCTTGATTGACATAGTTCGAGCATGTGGAACTATCTCCTTGGATTGGGAAAATATCAGAACCACTTCCCATATAAGATAATCTGCATTAGCATTTGTCTCTTGCTATCTCTGATGACATCATTCAGTTCAGATGATGTTGGCTGTCAAAACTAAAACTAGAGATGCTAATATATTTAACAATGTATTTGGTTAATTCAAATGGTGATTCTATCTTGAGATGATTGATTGCTTATGGTGAATTCAAATGGTGACTCTAGAGATGATTGATTGCTTATGGTGCTATGCTTTTTCAATGGATTCAGTATCTTGTTGATAGTGAGCTAGATTTTAGGATTTCATTTTGCTGAAATTGTCCACATAATAACTTCACTGCTGAGTGGTGGATGTGATATTAGGCCATAAGACATTCTTCCCCCAGGATAAACCTTGATGACCAAAATAGTTTAACCTTGTTTTAATGGTAAAATAGTCAGAAATTGTCCACCAAGGCATACCTTCTGGATCTTCATatctgttatttattttatttttgttgccccttttaaaattcttttttcttaaGTAGCTCTGTAATACTTCCAGTTCCAATGCAGGAATTTGATGTTCGTTTTGCTGTCCCCTTTGGGTTTTATAATACAGCATTGAACCTTGGGATTTCTGCCGGTGCTGTTTTTCCATGGGGACAAGGATTCATGAACAAGACATCTCCACTGCCAGAAAGGTTTTATTTGGGTGGTGACTTCTCCCCAGTTTGTACCTTAGGAGGACCA comes from the Arachis duranensis cultivar V14167 chromosome 7, aradu.V14167.gnm2.J7QH, whole genome shotgun sequence genome and includes:
- the LOC107496983 gene encoding uncharacterized protein LOC107496983, with amino-acid sequence MTNTEPHPLTDNAEQEHEEDDEPEDEKEQEENEEEEEEDVLPNLRTPQSAASKLREQRFKVETLARRLSSEMVPIRVHDVLVKGNTKTKDWVIEAELKGIETATTMQDLMRACEAAIARLQALEIFDSCKVRLEPGPKELPNTANVVVDVVESNNTVSGECGVYTKPSTSSWTLECALKYKNLLGYGDIWDTSLAYGGSQATELSLGVYAPRIKKLLSPIVARISLISQDWQEFSSYKEQLLGASLGLISTKHHDVVYTLGWRTLTDPSQTSSRSIRRQLGHGLLSSLKYTFKMDRRNSPIRPTRGYAFLSTTHLGGLAPDNRSLRFLRQEFDVRFAVPFGFYNTALNLGISAGAVFPWGQGFMNKTSPLPERFYLGGDFSPVCTLGGPTTLWGFKTRGLGPTEPRRQSRDRADGNNSDSPGWDFIGGDLAVTAFADLSFDLPIKWLREHGIHGHVFAGSGNAVKLTQNEYKQFSARKFVESFRTSVRCGIVIPTRLFRLEGNYFYILRKHEHDRGKTGFRFSFSAPS